A window of Sus scrofa isolate TJ Tabasco breed Duroc chromosome 15, Sscrofa11.1, whole genome shotgun sequence genomic DNA:
GATATGAAAGAAGTCAAGAGGCCCTAACACAGATTTATAAAGTCTCTCTGCCACTCCATTCCACCCTAGGACCGATGTGCCCCGCACCCTACCCCatacactctctttctctctcacatttCAAAGATAGGGAGGGCTACGAGGATGGAGAGCAGCCAGGGTTCGTCTGTGTTCAACAGGGTCAAGAATTCCAATTTGTTATTGTTTGACATATTTGTTTGAGATACTATGTAGCCCCATAGCTGGAGGGTAAGATATTTGTTTGAGATACTATGTAGCCCCAGAGCTGGAGGGTAAGATATTTGTTTGAGATACTATGTAGCCCCAGAGCTAGAAGGTAAGATTagacaaaagcagaggaaaaaaaaaaaaaaaaaaagctaattttaaaaaccacagaaTCTGAATGAACAACAAATTTGGGAGGAATCCACATTTTACTGAAGGACAAAAGACCTTAATAAATGGAGGgacattccatgttcctggatggAAGTACTTGGTATCCCAGCCTTCATCATTTCTcaaattaatatgaaaatttaACACAACTCAAAGAAAGAATAACAGAAGTTATGATTAGAAATAACTTGGTTAAGAAGCACCCAGACAAACATGCCCTGAAGTGAAGCCAAGTGATCAGTCTTCTTGATCACCCTTACAGTGTCTCATAGGGTACCTTGGTGTGAATACCATCTTCCTAAGGTCCTTAACTTCCCATCTTTCTTTATACTCAGAATTGTAGAAGTTATTCATGACTATTTCATAGTAATCAAAGTTGCAAAGCCTTTATATATTAATAAGACACTAAGGGTATAAATTTTCTCAAGTACTTGTGTTAGCTATCACTGAGTAACTGATAAGCAGAACACGTAATAATTTGCTTGTGATAAAAGAATCAGAGCAACCAGAGGATGCTTTGAGGCTTATTTCATTCAAGTTACATTAAGGCCTGGTGACTGTTTTTGCCCCAGAACAGAGTACCTTTTGCTCTTGTTTCCCAAATAAAACACTGTTCCACTTGGGCAATGCTAGATAAACATCAAAATCTTGAtctttgtgttcctttttttccaaacTCTGAACCCACCATTACCCATTCATTAGCTAACTGCTTTTCAAATAATGGAGAATATAAATGATTAGATTTCTGATCTTTCCAAAGGAGGGCCAGATCAATTCTAAAGGGTTGGTACATTAAAATACAGGGCATTTCTTAGCATGGTAGGGAAACCTGCCAACTGTGGTCTCTTTTATCAGTACCTTGCTCAAATACGGATCCACAAATTATTTACAGCTGTCATGGGTGTCGGAGATGACCAAATCTCGAAAAGACCCTAAAACTAAAGCTTagcatgtaaatcaactatactttaattaaaaaaaaaaaaaaaaaagcttagtaaGTTCAAATGACTTAAAGTTACTAGGTAGGGAGTTTACGtcttggctcagtagttaacaaaccctactagttgtgggctcgatccctggcttcgcttagtgggttaaaaatctggattgccatgaactgtggtgtaggtcgcagatgcggcttggatcctgcctttctggggctgtggtgtaggcgggcaagtgcagctccaattcgatccctagcctgggagccttcatgtgctgcggccctaaaaagacaaaagacaaaaaaataataaataaatctatttctaaaaaaaaattactaggtaGGCTGAGATTAGCTCCATAGTATTTAACTCCTTAATTGATCTTCTACGTTATacttcacaaataaaaataagatagaaatCACTCGCAAATAGGAAGCATATCTGGTGATCCTACTTTTCATCAATCTTGTAAATCATTCCTTAAATCCTGTCTGTGAGAACAGTTGCTCAGTTCTTTCCACAGTAACTAGAAGTGTCAGAAAATAGTGCCAACAGATTTCTTAAGATCAGTGTGTACCTAATTAACTGACCTCGAACGCTCCTGCCTCAGCTGTTAAGGATGAAATTTCAGTGTCAGCCGCGCGTTTTAAGGTCTTTCCAAGGTGCTCAAGATACACACAATCGGTGTCACAGGAATTTTCAGTGCGCGCCCTCACAGTGGGCATCGCAGTCAGACACACACCAGTTTCTGGCATTTTGAAACCCGCGAGAAGACACCGAGGGGGCTTTCTTGCAACCATAAAGTACAAGAGAAAAGTGTGGTTTTATTCACGCACGGGAATGAAATGAATTTGGTAATGGAAAGCTAGAGGCCCacgtgggggaggggaaaaggagcgcaagaagaaagggaaacaaGCCTTTTTCTCCGGTGACGCGCGGTCACGAGGCGTTCCCCCGACGTGGGCGCTGGCCATTGGCCGAAACCCAGACGACGTCCTCGCAGCCACCCAGGCGCGAACGGCGGCTAGGGCGGCGTCGCACTGGAAGTTGGCTGAGCGCGCGCGCTCCCGGGGCCTGCCacgcccccaccctctgcccgcCAACCCGCTCATCCAGTCCCTCTTCGCGCCCAGTTGGCCACGCCCTGCACCTATTCGCCCCTCCCCCCACTAGGCCGGCGGCGCGCGGAAGGCGCGTCACGTGGTCACTGGCCCCGCCTCTTCCTCTCGGTCCCATATTGAACTCGAGTTGGAAGAGGCGAGTCCGGTCTCAAAATGGAGGTAAAACCGCCGCCCGGTCGCCCCCAGCCCGACTCCggccgtcgccgccgccgccggggggAGGAGGTATTAGGGGGAGAGTGGGGGGTTGATGGGTAATGGCCAGCATGAAGGGCCTGGCTCGGTGGGAGCGGGGAGGCCGGGCGGACCGGGAGGCTGTCCCGCGCTCTGCGTTGAGACGggcggtggtggggggaggggaacggGCTTCAGAGGTTTTTTCGGGGCTTCTTGCCCGCCATGCGTCTCCTTCGTCTGCACAGGTGGTCTTTTGCTGCGAGGCGTGGCTGGGGAGACCTCGGGAGGGAAGTTGGTCCGCCGGCCGCGCGGCCTCGCATCCAAGGCCGAGGACGGCATGGCGGGCCTCGGCGGGAGCGGTTGGGAggaggcggtgggggaggggaggggacgagCAGGCACATCCGGGCGAGCTAGCAGGCGGGCGGCGGCCACACTGACATTGATCCGCTGCCGCGTTACGAAATGGCGCATTGGCACGCAATGGCCGCCGCCTGGCTCCGCCGCCGGGAGAACGTGGGattggaagggagaggaaggaggcggCCCAGCAGAAAATGCCGCAAATGGCCTCGAAGCTTGGGGCCTAGTGCTTTCAAGGATGTTCTCCCGGTGCCTTAGGCCTTACATACCTCTCTCAGGAGAAGAGATTCTCTCGGCTGTGTTCTTCGCAACACtcagttgaaaataatttttttgtttagtttgctgctttaaaatactttttggtCTGCCATTTTTGCTGAACTACTTAGAATTATACGCAGATTTGCACCATGTGGGTTAAATACTGCATCTTAGAATTTGCATGTAGATGTAAAgtaggaaattaaaaactttttgatactcatgttttcttttttctgacgGGTTGGCTCACGTTGTAGTTTCTTGGGTATTTGTTTTAGAGGACTGCAGCTAGAGtcgaattttttcttttacttgagATAATTTTCCTGTTACAGTTTCCGTCAACTTTGTGTAACGTCAAGTACATTTAATCAGAACTTGGAAAGTGAGACTAAGTGAAGTAGTACTTTAGGCTATTAATCATTTAACTTTCCTAGCATGTCATAGTCTCTTCATATTAGATGCTTAATGTCTCTACTTTTAGAAGACACAGGAAGACCTTAGAATGTAAATGTGAACTCTTTTTAAGGACTTTGGATGCATATAAAGTGGCAGATCTTGTTTGTTAAATTGTGAAACGGTCAGGCCGTGTcttaattttttagatttcaatTTGTTTTATTGTGCTCCATTCCTGTCAAATAATATACTTAACACAAATCCTTTTTTGTGATCAAATAAAATGTTGTTATTGACATTTTTGGTGTTGTACAGCTGTGAATAGGAACTGTTTACAGTATATTAGTTGTAACAAATCGATTACAAGAAGGTATCAAGCAAGATACGTGGTggattttttcatgtctttttaggAGTActtattttaacatctttatttgCTTGTAAGTGGTAAATTTCTCTAAATTTGGCATTCATAATGCAGGTTGTACTTCAGAGTTTTGTGGTTTAAAATTAAATGCTTGTTAGGGTGTAGACACAGGggaagacataaaaagaaatggcATAGATGTATCACTGCATTTACAACACTTTGGTTTCTTAGGAAATGGTTTCTCAGTAGCAACTTCTAAAATAATTTGTCCCCAGACACTTGTAAATTGTAGTTCAAAATTACGGGACTTTTGATTGTGGAATTCTGTTGAGTTTCAAGTTTAGTTTTTAAGTGATGCTGGCATTTCAAAGTCTGGTTATAGGTTTTCTTGGTACTTTGGTCCCTTTAATCGCTGAATGTGTATGATCTTATTCCAATTTTTAACTGGACAAAGTGTTAACAGTACAAGGATTTGATGTTAAGTTTATTTGTAGCAGATTAAAAGGCTTGTGCATTTTTCTTAGCATTTGCCTACTAAACGAacttattaaaatgtattgattTGTTTATTCAGGGCCATGATCCAAAGGAACCAGAGCAATTGAGAAAACTGTTTATTGGTGGTCTGAGCTTTGAAACTACAGATGATAGTTTAAGAGAACATTTTGAGAAATGGGGCACACTTACAGATTGTGTGGTAAGTtattaaaggaacaaaaaaggtTCTTAAAAAGGGTTAGAGCACCTGTGGAGGTGtttcagtgctttaaaatttttgttttctaggtgATGAGAGACCCCCAAACGAAACGTTCCAGGGGATTTGGTTTTGTGACTTACTCTTGTGTTGAAGAGGTGGATGCAGCAATGTGTGCTCGACCACACAAGGTTGATGGACGTGTAGTGGAACCAAAGAGAGCTGTTTCTAGAGAGGTGTGTCAATAATAACATGTTGTGTGACATGAAGTTGTAaacttctggggtttttttttttttttttacttaaatatattttatttgaaggaTTCTGTAAAGCCTGGTGCCCATCTAACAGTGAAGAAAATTTTTGTTGGTGGTattaaagaagacacagaggaatACAATTTGAGAGACTACTTTGAAAAGTATGGCAAAATTGAAACCATAGAAGTTATGGAAGACAGGCAGAGTGGGAAAAAGAGAGGATTTGCTTTTGTAACTTTCGATGATCATGATACAGTTGATAAAATTGTTGGTAAGTAGCAGTTTATCAGAATTTGAGAAAGCTGAAATGGCTTCTTTGCTATACTGAACTTGCTAAAAAGCTTATAACATTGTGTTGTGTACAATATTAGCATATAAAGTGTATGGTTCCATTTTCATAAAGTGACTACACTTATATAGCCAGCATCcggatgaagaaataaatattaacatctCAGAACACTCTTTACACCCTCAAAGTCACTACCTTTTTGATGATGTTTTAATGTTATATAGTGATAAaggttttcatttatatgtgctTTTCCAAACTTCaaataacttttgtttgtttgtttgattaaaataaaatttagttcaGAAATACCACACTATAAATGGGCATAATTGTGAAGTGAAAAAGGCCCTTTCTAAACAAGAAATGCAATCTGCTGGATCACAGAGAGGTGAGTAGtaccacatatacatataaaatagatgtaaATTGCGTTTGTAAAAATCTTAAAGATTCTTCTTGCCTGTGTTAAAGGTCGTGGAGGGGGATCTGGCAACTTTATGGGTCGTGGCGGAAACTTTGGAGGTGGTGGAGGCAACTTTGGCCGTGGCGGAAACTTTGGTGGAAGAGGTGGGACAGTTACCTTAATTCTAAGTACATGTCTGCCTAAAATTTATGAGTAAATTGAAGGTATATAATTTTAACTCACactttgcttgctttttcttcAGGAGGttatggtggtggaggtggtggcagcAGGGGTAGTTATGGAGGAGGCGATGGTGGATATAATGGATTTGGAGGTGATGGTAAGTTTTTGTAACATtcgattttgctttttagggctgcacctgcagcatgtggcgattcccaggctggggtggaaacggagctgcagctgccagcccacgccacagccacggcaacgctggatccttaaccctccatgattgaggccaggttttgaacatgcaattcatggttcctagtcatggGTTTGTTTCAGGTGCACCGCAAGGGGAGCTCCctgatatttttactttatttatttatttatttatttttgccatttcttgggccgctcttgcggcatatggaggttcccaggctaggggtcaaatcagagctgtagccgctggcctacaccagagccacagcaccgtcGGAtctggtgtctgcaacctacaccacagctcacggcaacgctgaatccttaacccactgagcaaggccagggatcgaacctgcaacctcatggtgcctagtcagattcgttaaccactgagccacgacaggaactccgatgttTTGACTTTATATACTTTATTAAGAATTAAGTATTTGTTGGAATTCCACTTGTGgggcaatgggatcagcagtgtcttcggaggactgggatacaggttcaatccagcctggcacagtgggttaaggatccatcattgctatagttgtgatccctgaccagggaattccatatgccatgggacagctccccctgcaaaaaaaattaagtattcgtttacatccccccccccctttttttttggtcttttcagggcctcagccacagcatatTGCAGCTCTCGGGCGGGGGTTCGAagcggagctagagctgccagcctctgccacagccacagaaatgctgtgGCTTTGAGCAAtatctgacctgcaccacagctcatggcaacaccactgagcaaagccaggaatcaaacctgtgtcctcatgaatgctagtcagattcattttcactgagccatgacaggaactctacatTTTCCTAATTTCAATTAAAACTTAACATGATTTGACcattaaaatatgtttctaaacTAATAACCATGGAagacaagatttttttcccctttaagatTTAATATTAAGTAGTTCTTCTTGGCTGAATTATTTATTGGTGGGTTTATTGTACTAGCAGTTGTTCATGTCTTAGAGGAAACTGCTGTTTTCCTtagtgaagtttttaaaaattgaaaaaaaattttaatgtcagAAGATACATAAGgttatatatataagatatataagtaACAGTAGTTAGCAGCCCAGATTCTTGCTTTTCTATTCACCAGGTATTACCAAACTTTGGAGATATAATTCAATTCATTGGCCTGTTTTGCAGGTGCTTAAAAGTGATGGAAACTAGCATTCAATAACTTGACCTTTTGTACATTCGTGTTTGTGTAATAACTCGATTTATCTTTTTAGGTGGCAACTATGGTGGTGGTCCTGGTTATAGTAGTAGAGGAGGCTATGGTGGTGGTGGACCAGGATATGGGAACCAAGGTGGTGGATATGGTGGCGGTGGTGGAGGATATGATGGTTACAATGAAGGAGGAAATTTTGGAGGTGGTAA
This region includes:
- the HNRNPA3 gene encoding heterogeneous nuclear ribonucleoprotein A3 isoform X1, translating into MEVKPPPGRPQPDSGRRRRRRGEEGHDPKEPEQLRKLFIGGLSFETTDDSLREHFEKWGTLTDCVVMRDPQTKRSRGFGFVTYSCVEEVDAAMCARPHKVDGRVVEPKRAVSREDSVKPGAHLTVKKIFVGGIKEDTEEYNLRDYFEKYGKIETIEVMEDRQSGKKRGFAFVTFDDHDTVDKIVVQKYHTINGHNCEVKKALSKQEMQSAGSQRGRGGGSGNFMGRGGNFGGGGGNFGRGGNFGGRGGYGGGGGGSRGSYGGGDGGYNGFGGDGGNYGGGPGYSSRGGYGGGGPGYGNQGGGYGGGGGGYDGYNEGGNFGGGNYGGGGNYNDFGNYSGQQQSNYGPMKGGSFGGRSSGSPYGGGYGSGGGSGGYGSRRF
- the HNRNPA3 gene encoding heterogeneous nuclear ribonucleoprotein A3 isoform X2 translates to MEVKPPPGRPQPDSGRRRRRRGEEGHDPKEPEQLRKLFIGGLSFETTDDSLREHFEKWGTLTDCVVMRDPQTKRSRGFGFVTYSCVEEVDAAMCARPHKVDGRVVEPKRAVSREDSVKPGAHLTVKKIFVGGIKEDTEEYNLRDYFEKYGKIETIEVMEDRQSGKKRGFAFVTFDDHDTVDKIVVQKYHTINGHNCEVKKALSKQEMQSAGSQRGRGGGSGNFMGRGGNFGGGGGNFGRGGNFGGRGGYGGGGGGSRGSYGGGDGGYNGFGGDGGNYGGGPGYSSRGGYGGGGPGYGNQGGGYGGGGGGYDGYNEGGNFGGNYGGGGNYNDFGNYSGQQQSNYGPMKGGSFGGRSSGSPYGGGYGSGGGSGGYGSRRF
- the HNRNPA3 gene encoding heterogeneous nuclear ribonucleoprotein A3 isoform X5; this encodes MEVKPPPGRPQPDSGRRRRRRGEEGHDPKEPEQLRKLFIGGLSFETTDDSLREHFEKWGTLTDCVVMRDPQTKRSRGFGFVTYSCVEEVDAAMCARPHKVDGRVVEPKRAVSREDSVKPGAHLTVKKIFVGGIKEDTEEYNLRDYFEKYGKIETIEVMEDRQSGKKRGFAFVTFDDHDTVDKIVVQKYHTINGHNCEVKKALSKQEMQSAGSQRGRGGGSGNFMGRGGNFGGGGGNFGRGGNFGGRGGYGGGGGGSRGSYGGGDGGYNGFGGDGNYGGGGNYNDFGNYSGQQQSNYGPMKGGSFGGRSSGSPYGGGYGSGGGSGGYGSRRF
- the HNRNPA3 gene encoding heterogeneous nuclear ribonucleoprotein A3 isoform X3; this translates as MEGHDPKEPEQLRKLFIGGLSFETTDDSLREHFEKWGTLTDCVVMRDPQTKRSRGFGFVTYSCVEEVDAAMCARPHKVDGRVVEPKRAVSREDSVKPGAHLTVKKIFVGGIKEDTEEYNLRDYFEKYGKIETIEVMEDRQSGKKRGFAFVTFDDHDTVDKIVVQKYHTINGHNCEVKKALSKQEMQSAGSQRGRGGGSGNFMGRGGNFGGGGGNFGRGGNFGGRGGYGGGGGGSRGSYGGGDGGYNGFGGDGGNYGGGPGYSSRGGYGGGGPGYGNQGGGYGGGGGGYDGYNEGGNFGGGNYGGGGNYNDFGNYSGQQQSNYGPMKGGSFGGRSSGSPYGGGYGSGGGSGGYGSRRF
- the HNRNPA3 gene encoding heterogeneous nuclear ribonucleoprotein A3 isoform X4 encodes the protein MEGHDPKEPEQLRKLFIGGLSFETTDDSLREHFEKWGTLTDCVVMRDPQTKRSRGFGFVTYSCVEEVDAAMCARPHKVDGRVVEPKRAVSREDSVKPGAHLTVKKIFVGGIKEDTEEYNLRDYFEKYGKIETIEVMEDRQSGKKRGFAFVTFDDHDTVDKIVVQKYHTINGHNCEVKKALSKQEMQSAGSQRGRGGGSGNFMGRGGNFGGGGGNFGRGGNFGGRGGYGGGGGGSRGSYGGGDGGYNGFGGDGGNYGGGPGYSSRGGYGGGGPGYGNQGGGYGGGGGGYDGYNEGGNFGGNYGGGGNYNDFGNYSGQQQSNYGPMKGGSFGGRSSGSPYGGGYGSGGGSGGYGSRRF